From Deinococcus aquiradiocola, a single genomic window includes:
- a CDS encoding FadR/GntR family transcriptional regulator, whose translation MSPPDPPMPAFQPAPAGRKVDHVLQELRQAITSGGLAPGDRLPPERDLAAQFGVGRSSVREALSVLQMSGLLDVRHGQGTYVLHVPPPADLAPDAATPNEQLDFLPLTEARYAFELGVARLAADRRDPAGLSALRHAVTALRASAVQGDAAGFERANLDFHLALAATTGNAALNAVAAQLHAPLASQGARRVRRAFYDVTPARIVGAVPLHEAVADAVTAAQPEAAMRAVMAHYANVAAPLLGEDPPQREDT comes from the coding sequence ATGTCCCCGCCCGACCCGCCCATGCCCGCCTTCCAGCCTGCCCCTGCCGGACGCAAGGTCGATCACGTGCTGCAGGAGCTGCGGCAGGCGATCACGTCGGGAGGGCTCGCGCCCGGCGATCGCCTGCCGCCCGAACGGGACCTCGCCGCGCAGTTCGGGGTGGGGCGGTCCAGCGTCCGCGAGGCGCTCAGCGTGCTGCAGATGTCGGGCCTGCTCGACGTGCGCCACGGGCAGGGCACCTACGTGCTGCACGTCCCGCCGCCCGCCGATCTCGCCCCGGACGCGGCCACGCCGAACGAACAGCTGGACTTCCTGCCGCTCACCGAGGCCCGCTACGCCTTCGAGCTGGGCGTGGCGCGCCTCGCCGCAGACCGCCGCGACCCCGCCGGCCTGAGTGCCCTGCGGCACGCCGTGACGGCCCTGCGCGCCTCGGCCGTGCAGGGCGACGCGGCGGGCTTCGAGCGCGCCAACCTCGACTTTCACCTCGCGCTGGCCGCCACCACCGGCAACGCCGCCCTGAACGCCGTGGCGGCCCAGCTGCACGCGCCGCTCGCGTCGCAGGGCGCGCGGCGTGTCCGGCGCGCCTTCTACGACGTGACGCCCGCCCGCATCGTGGGGGCCGTGCCGCTGCACGAGGCCGTCGCGGACGCCGTCACGGCCGCGCAACCGGAGGCCGCCATGCGCGCCGTGATGGCCCACTACGCCAACGTCGCCGCGCC
- the rutA gene encoding pyrimidine utilization protein A, with the protein MDFGVFLPIGNNGWMLSATSPQYQPSFELNRAITLAAERHGFEFVLSMVKLRGFGGKTEFWDYNLESFTLMAGLAAVTSRIQLYASVATLTLHPAMVARMAVTIDDISGGRFGINIVSGWNRSEYAQMGVWPGDEHYGARYDHASEYVQVMKDLWRDGVSNFKGQYFQMDDCRLLPKPSHDIPLVCAGASERGMAFCAEYGDHNFMIADTEGTNLRAFNDTLSGIAQRAGRQVGTYALYTVILADTDDEARAREQHYRDGADLDAIAFMTGQASLDTAGTTAQVISQLQGATFMGIGLLVGSPATVAREIDRLAEIPGTSGMMLTFDDFVLGVERFGSEVMPLLKCRQALAAD; encoded by the coding sequence ATGGATTTTGGCGTGTTCCTACCGATCGGCAACAACGGCTGGATGCTCTCCGCGACGAGCCCCCAGTACCAGCCCAGCTTCGAGCTGAACAGGGCCATCACGCTCGCTGCCGAGCGGCACGGCTTCGAGTTCGTGCTCAGCATGGTCAAGCTGCGCGGCTTCGGCGGCAAGACGGAATTCTGGGATTACAACCTCGAATCGTTCACGCTCATGGCGGGCCTCGCGGCCGTCACGAGCCGCATCCAGCTGTACGCGAGCGTCGCCACGCTCACCCTGCACCCCGCCATGGTGGCGCGCATGGCCGTCACCATCGACGACATCTCCGGCGGGCGCTTCGGGATCAACATCGTGTCCGGCTGGAACCGCAGCGAGTACGCGCAGATGGGCGTGTGGCCCGGCGACGAGCACTACGGCGCGCGGTACGACCACGCGAGCGAGTACGTGCAGGTCATGAAGGACCTGTGGCGCGACGGCGTCAGCAACTTCAAGGGCCAGTACTTCCAGATGGACGACTGCCGCCTCCTGCCGAAACCCAGCCACGACATCCCGCTCGTGTGCGCCGGCGCGAGCGAGCGCGGCATGGCCTTCTGCGCCGAGTACGGCGACCACAACTTCATGATCGCCGACACCGAGGGCACGAACCTGCGCGCGTTCAACGACACCCTGAGCGGCATCGCGCAGCGGGCCGGACGGCAGGTGGGCACGTACGCGCTGTACACCGTGATCCTCGCCGACACGGACGACGAGGCCCGCGCGCGCGAGCAGCACTACCGGGACGGCGCGGACCTGGACGCCATCGCGTTCATGACCGGGCAGGCGAGCCTCGACACGGCCGGAACGACCGCGCAGGTCATCTCGCAGCTGCAGGGCGCGACGTTCATGGGCATCGGCCTGCTGGTCGGCTCGCCCGCCACCGTCGCGCGCGAGATCGACCGCCTCGCGGAGATTCCCGGTACGTCCGGCATGATGCTGACCTTCGACGACTTCGTGCTGGGCGTGGAACGCTTCGGGAGCGAGGTCATGCCGCTCCTGAAGTGCAGGCAGGCCCTCGCCGCCGACTGA